Within the Pagrus major chromosome 4, Pma_NU_1.0 genome, the region TCTCTGGCTGTTAAACCAGCTTATAAACAAAGTGTGATCGATGCAGACTTCTGTgataaaaagatttaaaaacaaacaatcattgtgaagctgcagagaaaTTCACATCTGTGTCTTCATGACATTAGAGGAGGAatagagaagcagaagaagaaactcAGTCCCCTTTGTTGTAATGATGCAGATAGATTTCTGGCAGGATGATGAAGACGAGATTAGATCTAAACTAAATGAATCAAGATTTCTTCAGAGGATTCATTCTGCCCTCTGCTCCCATTTCTAATCACCTAcagcatgtcacacacacacacacacacacacacacacacacacacacacacacacacacacacacacacacacacacacacacacacaggcctcgtacctcaaaatgtgtttgtcttctgtttgtttcctctggCTCGACGCCTCGTGTTGCCCTGCAGAGCTCACTCACTTGATAAACCTGTTTCATCTTTTGTCAGCCTCCAGAAGATTAAGATTGTTGGTCAAAACCACTGAACAGGGTGAGGACACAAtaacatgaacagctgtatgatgTAACACAACGCAAACCTGCAGTAAAgctgtatgatgatgtatgatgtacaCCTGATGTACACCTTTTTCTCAGACACATGGATGGATTACCACCTTGGCATGGGGCCCCAGAACTCCAAGGGCCACAAAAGCTCCAATTTTACTGTGTTACAGTTGATTTGTGGTCATTTACTTGAAAAATTGTTTGGGAATATACAACACAATATCATCAGATCGCATGGTCAAAATCTCACTTTGAAACCTTTATTATATCTGTTTCAGGATTATATATGATATATTCTTAAATTACCgctcatttatcatttatatttatataaacagCAGACATAGGAAGTAATGGGGGTTTAATCGAGGTCCAACAGCTCATTTTTGCCACAGAGCAGGTTAGTACAGCTGTGGTCAGGGAGATTCAAAcctgtgattgttttttaaaatatagtATGTGGTGTTTTTGTAGGACTGTTTTATATTGGTATTGTTCATAGTCAAAACAATCAGCCAAAAGAGGCTAAAATGATCTCTAGAGTTGCAGTGTTTGGTGATCGtttggtgcctacattacccaccaTGCAACCCAACCACCCACCGTTTTGTTGAAGATTGTATGTGTTATGCTAGACAGCAGCAAATGTAGCTACGAACCAATGCTAGTTCTCAAGCTGCAATGAGGAGGAGCTGCTACAGCAGCCTGGCAAGCTCACGTCTTTCTGACCCGACACCAACAGAttttataaaattattattattttcagacTTGTACTCCTCAGACCTGACACTGAATCAAGTGACATCACCTGAGAAAGTTTATCAAACTCACAGTTCACTCAGATACGAATTAGCAATGTGAGATAAACTAGTCAATTCAGCTCAATTAATCCCCCGGCTAAGCTGTTACCCAGAAAGTTAATGTTATGTCTGTATGTAAGTGAATGGTGGCAAATCATTCTTTGATCCTGCTTTGTCAGGTTACACAGAAtgggacccaaatgcaaaacacactcaAGCAGGCAGGTAAGGAATAAAAAGCAAACTTTAATAATATCTGAGATCCAatccaaaaaatacaaaatacaaaaatgaaccACAAAAACTAATCAAAGTTCAAACCAAGAAAAGCAAAGTACCAACCAAAAGGCAAGGATACAAACCAGGACTGACATGGGGAAAAACAACCAGAAGGACACAGCGAAGAGATAAAACAGGAGCAGAACAGGACGGGAAactaaacagacaaactgacaatgACTGGACTTGaatataaactaaactaacaaggcGATgcggtgcaggtggagtgaggcggacaaacacaggtgagggaaatgaacagaaaaacactagaaacagggaAGATGGCCTGGTAAAGCTGGACAAACAATGGAAGGAGGGAAGGGCTAATGagggagatgcagtgcaggtgtggagggaaagaaCTCAGGTAACAGGGCTGGGCTGATACAACAGACAccagacaggtgtggaggggaAACCAGGCTGATGAGGAGCAAAAACAGGAACACTGGAAAAAAGGACCAAAGACAGCACAAAACCCTGAACACACTTATAAAACTCACATACAGtgaaactaaaatgacaggaccatgacactCTTGAGTCATGCCATcaactacacatatgatgtttgtcaatttgaaggatcatttttcaagtcaagaaagtcacagtttgtcgtaatttaagtaaaatataATCTAGTTTTGTGataaaccgctcagtgaactacatcgtctcataACATGGCTGCCAACTCGGCACAAAAAAGGTACTAAAAAcgatgaaaatcacaataaatctggtcatgtttacaactgcagttatgtgaaagggtaGTTTGTCAATTCTGCAAGGAAgttaatatacaggagcagctctgcaATGTTTGAGTTATGGGTTTGGTGACCGTTTAACAAGACGATGTCAATAACgtgactgttggctgtgtagtctttataattaggtattttcacagtctgatatttcattagtGCGACTTACTCAAGTTGAAAAATTATCAtcatgtgtgattcatgacacaagtTAGACTGGATCAAAACATCTTTGTTGTCtgtctccattcactaccatacaggTAAACTAGTACGATCAGCTCATTTAGCCCCTCGGCTAAACTGTTACTCCGAAAGCTAATGTTATGTTAGCACGAGTCAAAGTCGGATTAAAATAGCATTGTGTGCAGctgacaaacagtaaatataatttcacagcatgttaaacaacaaaactagccagctaaccagctagccctgttGTGTCCTGTCCAAAgtgctagctaactagctaacgttagaagttaccctggtgatatactgccccctatCTGTTTgaagtatgaatttgacaggtggccaattcttacatattgcacctttaagtttgaAATCATGTTCACTTGATATTGACTTTGTGAGTTTGACTTCTAGCTTTACAGCTTTAGCTTTTCTTGTTAGCAGCAGTGGTGTTGGCTTCAGCCATGGTCTCCTGAAGGCTGAACAGCAGCGGTCATACTGAAGGTGGTTTcccctttaaaacatttttgaaacgTCGatgctgagaggagaggagaggagaggagaggagaggagaggagaggacgacgaggggaggaggtggagataaCTCAGTATGACATATATTCACAGGCAGGAGAGACCCAGAGACGGACGCGCGCGTTTTCATCATGtaagagcagacacacagacaaacttcAGCACAGTCTGTTCGCTTCGACCGCCAACGTCCTCGGATTGATCTGCAGAGATATAAACACATAAACGCAGGTAAGCCGGTCCTCCTCCAGAGGTGAGGATCCTCTTTCCTCATGAATGTTGCATTGCGACCCTGCGTCGAGGTCTTTTTTCTGCAGGGATGAACTTTGGTCCCTGCAGTGTCACGTTACACTGACAGTCTTGTGTCATGCAGCAGGTAGAGACATTAGAAAAAGATCCAGAGGTCTGCAGATCAGACcagctgtaaacaaacagcagacgTGCTGCTGCCTTTCAGCACCAAGGACAGAGCTCCGGAGGCTGCTGCGTAGTTTCAAACCAGACGCTCCTGCCAGTGACTCACATGCAGCTGCTTTACTGTCTGCTTTACATTAACAACGCTGAATAATATCAGTTTATCAGAGGAGAGCATCTTCAGGGCTTCATGGCAAAAATCGAGCCAGATAGGATGGGCTGTAAAATTGCTTTGAAGCAGGTTTTTCCAGACACCACAGGGTCATTTATATTCTGTTTTCAGACAGAAATACATGTTAACTCGCAGTTTATACAGCTGGCTTGTCACTATGTTGTGTCTTTCCtagaaaaatgtcattttaagagGAGACAATACATGTGAAAACACCCTTTTTTCATGCTCTGGTCAGATAGTCCAACATTTTAGGCTGTTTTGCCTCCATAACATTTTTCTTCCAGACTGCAGTGAGAAGTAAACCTTCAAAATACACATGTAGGTTTGTCATATTTCTCGAATGGAAATtagatcatttttcatttgcaaacACGAGATGTTAGAAAGCTCAGCTGTACTGTCTCTCCTTAACAACAGAATGATGTTCAGGTTTGAGAATGACAtttcaagtcagttttattcatgtaacCCAAAATCTACTCACCCTCGTGCtcatgaaaagtcaggtgaagtttggtagcccacaaaacatttctggagcttcacagcaaaacagtgttgcagcagtatcctaaacaactgaagcagatggggagtTGTTGTAAAAAAgcaactgaaacaaaaataaaatggctccatacagctctccggtgtaatccaagtctccagaagccctgagatccctaACCGATTTGAAAAGAGATTTACTCTTCgttgtagctgctgagctaaaaacATGAGCACTCAAGTGGTTGCATGAGCTCGACCGCACAACAGGGGTGtacaaaacatcttttcaaatcgaTTTGGGAGCtcagggcttccggagactGGGGTTATGTTGGACAAGCTGTACAGAggcagtttatttttgtttcagttattttattatattttaaaacatctgctgttgttggtgagttgatgatgactggattttggGTGAGCTGTGCCTTTAAAGGGCTTTAAGGTCTGTGCAGCATATTATGATATAAAATCCTTAAACCCTCGATTTAGGATGACAAACTCCCAAAAAGCCCTGTAAACACTGGCTAAACTTGGACTATTCTTATTTTagtgttattgtgttttttgagctgaattttcctttaaatgtatCTTCTACTACTCGTCTGCTAGAGTAATTTTGGTATTAAAATGTGCCAGATACATAATGTTTAATCTCCTGATTGATAGATGGACTGTGACACTGTTTTACAGGAGCAGAAAATGGCTGCCGCAGACCTTATATACTTCACTCTGTGGATCGCCGCAGTCTTCACCACTGCACCTGGGTGCCCCGAGATCTGTTCCTGCTCAGATAAATACACCCGTCATTTTGCTGAGTGCTCCTACAAAGACTTAACTGAAGTCCCAGATGGCTTGCCTCCTAACGTTACCACTGTGAGTCTCTCGGCTAACAGGATCACTTTGATACCGTTGGGAAGCTTTGACAATGTCACCCGGGTAACGTCGCTGTGGATGGCCCACAATAAGATCGTCTCCATCGAACAAGGCACCCTCGCTCCTCTGGTTCATCTGCGTAACTTTGACATCAGCTACAATAGAATCGTAGACTTTCCGTGGGAGGATCTGCAGAacctcacagacctgcagctgtTGAAGATGAACCACAATGAGATGGTCCACCTGCCGAGGGACGCCTTCTCCAACCTCAAAGAGCTGAATTCCCTGcgactcaacaacaacaaattcatAACTATAGCAGATGGGACGTTTGACGGTTTGGTGTCTTTGTCCCATTTGCAGATCCACGCAAATCCTTTTGCGTGCACCTGCTCCCTCGACTGGTTCAGAGACTGGATTTCAAAAGCCACCATCACAGTCCCGGATAAAAATTTGATCGTTTGCGAATCTCCAGAGAAACTTAGAGGTCAGATGATCGGAAAATTGCCTGAATCAAAGTGCACAAGCCCAAAAGTCACAATAGAGACGGAGCCGGACTTTCATAACACATCTTTACGTGAGGGCAACACTCTGGTCTTGGCTTGCGAGTTCACAGGAAACCCACAGCCACTCGTCATGTGGAGTATTCgcagcaaaagcaggaaacaagaGCTGGCCTTGTCGTTCACTGAGGAAGACTCGGCAGAATCAAATGAGGTCTCCTTGCTCGCCAACAATGCTGTCAGAGTCTTTAATAATGGGACTCTTATCATTTCACACATCAGGAAAGACGACAGCGGCAACTACAGCTGCTCGGCCACTAATGAATTTGGACGAGCTGAGGATTCAGTGTCGGTGACGGTGGTGGCTTCACCAAAACCAACGCccaaaaaacaactgacaacaACACCTTCTTACACTAAAACACACCCATCTTTACACCAAACAACAGGCAAAACATCTGCTTTTGATTCTGTGCGTCTCCCtgatttaaagagaaaagacatcaTGAACACCGTGCCCACTTTCCCGCCCACTGCAGTGATCAATTCGAAGTCTTCTGAGGAGGCGACAAGGTATCCATCACGTGCTAGTAAATGTGGCGTGACGGCTAATACGAGATACATTTCTAGCCACGTCTTTAACGGGAGCCTGGACGATATCAAGCAGTACACATTTGACTTTGGCGTCATTGCATTAGGCGTGTCAGAAACAGAGGCGACAGTGCGACTCAATCCTCTTCTCATACCCAGAGACAAGAGCGCCAAGCGGGCTGCCACCACACCTGACACGTCAGAGAGCGTCCAAGACAGCGAAGAGAATGAAGACCTCTCAGACATTCCTGAAAAAGTCCACTTGAATGGCCTGTATCTGTGCGTCACCGCCGACCGAAAACACGCAGCCGTGCAGTGGTCGAGGATCAAAGAGGGTGTCAACACGTATCTGTTCAGTGGTTTGCGTCCTGGCACCAACTACTCCCTGTGTCTGACCTACAGAGGGGAAGACTGTGAGGTCCAGGTGCTGTTCACCACCAGGAGGAGGGTACCCaacctcctcatcatcatctcgGTCAGCATCTGCCTCCTCACAGTGTCCACTGTGCCTCTCCTCGGTGCAACATGCTTCCACCTGGTGTACAAATACCGCAGCAAGACCTACAAGCTGATCCTGAAGGCCAAAGACCAGTACCACATGGAGAGGAACTTCACAGCCAACTTTAACATCCACGCGCCTCACACCGAGTCTCAGAGGAAGATCAACGGCAGCCAGctggacgaggaggagggggagacggAGAGTGCAGACGGAGACAAAGAGGCCGATACTGAAGAGAGCGTCATGACCGAGTCCTTCAGTTTGTCTCAGTGCAGGGGGAACTTAGACAACTGTGAGGTAGGATCTGAGTATAGTGACAGGTTACCTCTAGGAGCTGAGGCAGTGAATATTATAAGCAACTACAAATATCCAAATCAGTAAAGATGTTGACTGTTTCTGACATTACATCATTTGCAGATTTCTTTTGCACttacttaaagggtaacacaTTATGTTTTTCAGCCTGTGCCAATCTTTTAGGTTGTTTTTAGACTTGCAAAGGCAGAACATAAATGATGCTTTGTTCCACAGAAATCTGACAAGATTTAAGAGACTTTCCAGCTTCAGACCACACCCCAAGCTGCAGCATTAAGTGACTAGACAGGCCACAAGCAACCCGATTGTCAGTGGATGTTTTCCAGACAATCGTTTATTAAAGGCTGAACAAGAGCTGGTTTGGGCTATGTTCACCTTgcaaacaatatttatttgtaGCTGGAAATATCACAGCTTGTTTCCTCCTTTCAAATGGGCAATTTTCTGTCATTCGTTCACTTCTAAGAGCAAAAATAGAACCAGCTTGTGTTTCAAAGAGAGAAATTGGGTGCTCAACCTTGTCAGAGTATAAAATGGAGGCTTTAAAGCATTCGGTATCTGCTCAGCGTCATATATTATTGGGATATTATTGGTGATGTGTTTCAGCCAGAGGCCTTCCCCACAGCATGTTTAAATGAATAGACATTTAGGGAAATAACTAATCTGCTTTTTTTTGCAGAGGGTTAAAATTACAgaacattaaaggagacatataatgctaggttcataattttattttgggttactaccagaataggtttacatgctttaatgttcagaaaacacatcagttttctcatactgtccagtgcagcagatctgtcttctccctctgtctgaaactttAACAATAGGTCTCCTGTAACATCATGCTACTATCTGTCCGGTGAATATGCAGCTACGTCCAGCAGCAACTTAGCCTAGTCTAGCAAAAAGACTAAATGCCAAGAACTTTCAAATGTGCATCTGGATCCAGATCTGCTCCAAAATACACATAGTGATAGACAATCATTAGATTCATAAAGCAGCTATTATTTAAGTAATTGCTGTagttaaaaaggaaaatgctcaaaaatgcaaaaaccaaaccaaaataGAGGAAATATAACCCCATGGCAGGATGATAATCAACCACAGTGAACACGAAGTCTTATTTGTTCAAATGTGCCTCTTTTGCAGTTTGTATCATACGGCTGCAAAATTTAAGCAAAATTCTTCTTGATTAGCTCGGACTTTGTCTTGGAGcccattttgaccacaagaacCATGAATTACCAAAACTGTTCTTGGGGCACAGGTATCGGCAACGCTTTGCTACCCATCAGCACCTGCAGGTGAAACTGGCTGCAGCTGATTCTGGTGCAGAATTATGAACGCAGGACCTAAAACGTACAGTACACCGTAAACCAAGGTAAAGCAACAGCCTGCAGCATGTGTAGGAAAACAGTTATTGTTATATAAAGTATATGAAGATCGTTGTATCATTGTATATTTGCTGGATTTTACAATAGGCTTGCTGCTACAGTCGTTTCtaatttctcctcctttttccttctttgacaaaatcaaatcaatgatttgtgtttgtgttttaaaataaatatttattaaagataTAAACAACTCCTGCTAACATACAGATACTTAAACTTGTCATGACTGGTTGAACTTGATTCATAAACTCGTGTGTACTGTGTTTCTCTAACATTTAAGTATGCAGTGCTGAAACAACAAGGCAGTTTAACTTAACAAAAGAAGCAATGAATTTCTTTTGTAATAATCTACTCTGGCCTCATACTGTCTCCCCATTACAAAAcctaaaatcacaaatgttgAAGACTGTTTAAGAAGTGTTTTTCATCAAGTGAGACCCTGAAACACTAAATAGGTCCTAAAGTCTCTGTTTTAACATCAGTTCATCCTGTTTAAATTAATAGCTTTCAGCAACACAGGAAATTAACAGCTTAATcttacaaaatgtgtcataaactTATTATTGCCTCTGTCTGTTTAGAGCATTTTTGTTAAGATGTGTTCCTAATAAACAGCTTGcgagtgaaaacaaaacaagagcaTACAAAAAAAGTTTCCCTGACGAGGACAGTGGTTATTATTGTGGTGACTTCTTGACAAAAAAGATGTGTCAgaacaaatgtgacaaaacttGTGTCGTATGTGACATGTATTGCATAATGATTAGGAGAAAGTGTACTCGATGTAGGCAGTAGTAAACTGGCTAACTATAACTTAAAGATAGATATTCTGCTTTAAACTACTTGCAGTAAATTTGTGCTGTCATATTAAAAGTGCAGTAGCTTTAAAATACAGAAACTCAATCCTCTCGTAAAGGAGCTTAAATGTTAGGAAAACTGTGTTGTTTCAAAGTGGAAGCCGTTGTGTCCTGCAGCTACGAGCTCTTTGTCCAGTTATATTGTGAACATATGACGGTAAActgatttcatgttttaaataagCTCTCTGATCGCTGGTAACATTTGGATAACTTATAGTTCAATATTATCCGCAGAGTCTCCCGCAGTGTTTAACAGTACAAGCACTTCTGGGTGTGTACGTGACGTTGTTGCCTCGTTGTATCTGGGTCATGTGTCCATCCTGTTGTATTCCCCAGAGTACAGTGTTAGAAGACCTGCATGCTGCCTGTTGTTTGTGAGTCGCAGTAAGCTGTCTTATGTAAATATTCTCGACTTACAGAATAACTTTGGGTCTGTGTTCgctgctgtctttgtttctgttttatacCCCTGtgataaagaaaacattatgtttttacCAAAGTGTTTGAATATCCTCTCTCCTATGTGCCTCAATAAAGTTTTGACAAAGGAAAACCAAACAATTGTTCGACTGTCAGtctctccatttctctcaaCAGCTTTAGGACTAGTATTCAAGATAGTTAGTTAGTAGTCAGTCCTCTTTTTAGTTCCTGGCAGAGGTGgcagaaatacacacattctttactcaagtagagctttaaatacaaaaaagtcTCTGggtaaagtagaagtactgattcaacttctttactcaagtaaaagtaagaaagtacaggctctgaaatgtactcaaagtataaaagtgaGTAAAAAATATCCCCCTGaagattataattataatatgataatataattcaaagaagaagtaacaaagtatttgtactctgACACTTCCCATCTCTGGTTCCTGGTGTCATTGTATTTTCTCCACGTGTTTTTTGCAATCCTGCCTGTGTTCTCCAACCTTCATCGtggtttttgtcagttttgttgccGACCTTTGATTTTTTGTGGACGCTTTTCTTTAATAATGCTTTTTGTCACGTCCTTCCACCTGCTTTAATGTCttacaatacaaaaaatataacaagatattttctaGTAACAAGTAGTTTCACTACTTTCAATCTGACcctaaatgtaaacataaattgttataatatttatatcaaaattgtcaatttttaaaaaaaaaaaaaaacagctgtgtcacTCAACATGGCCATTTACTTTATACATTCTTTACAGAATAACAGAAATATGCAGATTACGGAGGACAAAAACAGCTGTGCAGGTGGTTCAATCAATTTCTCAAAATGAGATTAATGATAACAGGTAAAACATCAATAATCAGTAATCAGTAAGATgattaaaaagtgtgtgtgtgtgtgtgtgggggggggggggtgtaaTAAAAACGATgctattaaaaaatgtatcaaatgaatCACTAGCAAATCAGTACGACGATGACAAGACTATTAAAGACTTCACACTTCatacattttgatgtatttatacgttttattttatttcattgtaaaaTGGGACATAAATGAAGTCAAATTT harbors:
- the LOC140994192 gene encoding immunoglobulin superfamily containing leucine-rich repeat protein 2-like — translated: MAAADLIYFTLWIAAVFTTAPGCPEICSCSDKYTRHFAECSYKDLTEVPDGLPPNVTTVSLSANRITLIPLGSFDNVTRVTSLWMAHNKIVSIEQGTLAPLVHLRNFDISYNRIVDFPWEDLQNLTDLQLLKMNHNEMVHLPRDAFSNLKELNSLRLNNNKFITIADGTFDGLVSLSHLQIHANPFACTCSLDWFRDWISKATITVPDKNLIVCESPEKLRGQMIGKLPESKCTSPKVTIETEPDFHNTSLREGNTLVLACEFTGNPQPLVMWSIRSKSRKQELALSFTEEDSAESNEVSLLANNAVRVFNNGTLIISHIRKDDSGNYSCSATNEFGRAEDSVSVTVVASPKPTPKKQLTTTPSYTKTHPSLHQTTGKTSAFDSVRLPDLKRKDIMNTVPTFPPTAVINSKSSEEATRYPSRASKCGVTANTRYISSHVFNGSLDDIKQYTFDFGVIALGVSETEATVRLNPLLIPRDKSAKRAATTPDTSESVQDSEENEDLSDIPEKVHLNGLYLCVTADRKHAAVQWSRIKEGVNTYLFSGLRPGTNYSLCLTYRGEDCEVQVLFTTRRRVPNLLIIISVSICLLTVSTVPLLGATCFHLVYKYRSKTYKLILKAKDQYHMERNFTANFNIHAPHTESQRKINGSQLDEEEGETESADGDKEADTEESVMTESFSLSQCRGNLDNCEVGSEYSDRLPLGAEAVNIISNYKYPNQ